The Ignatzschineria rhizosphaerae genome contains a region encoding:
- a CDS encoding efflux transporter outer membrane subunit: protein MKKTLLFIGAPFVLAACSMAPNYERPGLPVIDSFPASSSAKAGSLAEQSFAYEITWEQYFKDPRLKRLITLALENNKDLQLATLNMEAARIAYGISVSERLPGVNVGGGYSRNKTGSANTGINQLTGQPNGRVISESSSINFGVSSYEIDFFGKAASMSDAAFAKYLASEEGQKAAHISLISGVARGYLTEVLAEEQLRVAKETLNSNRASYNLVQQQVTAGIANDLDLAQARGQVFSAQAQVANFEGQLGKARNALYTLVGVVASDLPKGLPLRTSHFTEDLPVGLPSQVLLVRPDVMEAEYNLLAANADIGAARAAFFPSISLTATVGRASSDLSDLFDGGRGGWSFSPTLSLPIFNWGELQKNLELSHVRKNMSIVTYEKAIQTAFQEVSDGLVAKQPLANQLRAQQNLVATTSEQLRLANLLYTNGIASYLDVLDAQRTLFSSRQSLLSTYFEKHINDIMLYAALGGGVDAYTGDPKRTNYMEIAASQTGVAKASQTGVVKGKGATEVIFSTLDDGKIKVSTTIAE from the coding sequence ATGAAAAAAACATTGTTATTCATCGGTGCACCATTTGTGCTTGCGGCATGTTCTATGGCGCCAAATTATGAACGTCCTGGATTGCCAGTGATTGACTCGTTCCCTGCATCTTCTTCGGCAAAGGCAGGTTCGTTAGCTGAGCAGAGTTTTGCTTATGAGATTACTTGGGAGCAATATTTTAAAGATCCTCGTTTGAAAAGGCTCATTACCTTAGCATTGGAGAATAACAAAGACCTTCAGCTTGCAACCTTAAATATGGAAGCGGCTAGAATAGCTTATGGTATCTCGGTATCTGAGCGTCTACCAGGAGTGAATGTGGGCGGTGGTTACTCAAGAAATAAAACAGGTAGCGCAAATACTGGTATTAATCAGCTAACAGGTCAGCCAAATGGTCGTGTAATCTCTGAATCATCATCCATTAACTTTGGGGTGAGTAGCTACGAAATTGACTTCTTTGGTAAAGCAGCATCAATGAGTGATGCGGCGTTTGCAAAATATTTAGCGTCTGAAGAAGGACAAAAAGCGGCACATATCAGTTTAATTTCTGGTGTTGCGCGTGGTTACCTCACAGAAGTATTAGCAGAAGAGCAACTTCGTGTTGCAAAAGAGACATTAAACTCTAACCGCGCATCTTATAATCTTGTTCAACAACAAGTAACGGCTGGTATTGCAAATGACTTAGACCTTGCTCAAGCAAGAGGACAAGTCTTCTCAGCCCAAGCGCAAGTTGCGAACTTTGAAGGTCAATTAGGTAAAGCACGTAATGCGCTTTATACATTAGTTGGGGTTGTGGCTTCAGATTTACCAAAAGGTTTACCGCTTAGAACTAGCCATTTTACCGAAGATTTGCCAGTAGGATTACCATCACAAGTATTATTGGTTCGTCCTGATGTGATGGAAGCGGAATATAATCTTCTTGCCGCAAACGCAGATATTGGTGCAGCAAGAGCCGCATTCTTCCCAAGTATTAGCTTAACGGCAACAGTAGGTAGAGCATCAAGCGATCTTTCAGATCTTTTTGATGGTGGTCGTGGTGGTTGGTCATTTAGTCCAACGCTCTCATTACCAATCTTTAACTGGGGAGAATTGCAGAAGAATTTAGAGCTATCACATGTTCGTAAGAATATGTCGATCGTGACATATGAGAAAGCGATTCAAACAGCATTCCAAGAAGTTTCTGATGGTTTAGTAGCAAAACAGCCTTTAGCAAACCAATTACGAGCGCAACAAAACTTAGTTGCTACAACTTCTGAGCAGCTTCGTTTAGCAAATCTACTTTATACCAATGGGATTGCGAGCTACTTAGATGTATTAGATGCACAGCGTACGCTCTTTAGTTCACGCCAAAGTCTCTTATCAACGTATTTTGAGAAACATATTAACGACATCATGCTCTATGCGGCATTAGGTGGTGGTGTAGATGCTTATACCGGTGATCCAAAACGGACCAACTATATGGAGATTGCAGCATCACAGACAGGTGTTGCAAAAGCATCACAAACTGGCGTTGTAAAGGGGAAGGGCGCAACTGAAGTGATCTTCTCTACGTTAGATGATGGCAAAATTAAAGTATCTACGACTATTGCGGAGTAA
- the infA gene encoding translation initiation factor IF-1 has protein sequence MSKEDHIEMEGTVTETLPYTQFRVELDNGHVITAHISGKMRKNYIRILMGDRVKVELTPYDLTKGRIVYRGK, from the coding sequence ATGTCAAAAGAAGATCATATCGAAATGGAAGGAACGGTCACCGAGACACTTCCTTACACACAATTTAGAGTTGAGTTAGATAACGGTCATGTTATCACTGCACATATTTCCGGTAAAATGCGTAAGAACTATATCCGTATTTTAATGGGAGATAGAGTTAAAGTAGAATTAACGCCTTACGACTTAACAAAAGGTCGTATCGTTTATCGTGGTAAATAA
- the rph gene encoding ribonuclease PH — protein MRPSKRAANEMRELQFIPNFTMHAAGSVLAVFGNTKVLCTASVEERVPSFLRGEGKGWVTAEYGMLPGSTHTRSNREAARGKQSGRTLEIQRLIGRSLRAAVNLELLGERTITIDCDVLQADGGTRTASISGAYIALVIALHKLVEEGLLAKSPLTCQIGAISVGIYQGVPVLDLDYAEDSNADTDMNVIMTSDGKIIEVQATAEQAAFDKAELLSMLDLAEIGIKQIAEEQLKVLAEVIA, from the coding sequence ATGAGACCGTCAAAAAGAGCTGCTAATGAGATGCGTGAGCTACAATTTATTCCAAACTTTACCATGCATGCTGCTGGTTCTGTGTTAGCGGTATTTGGAAATACAAAAGTGCTCTGTACGGCATCGGTAGAAGAGCGAGTTCCTTCATTTTTACGAGGTGAGGGAAAAGGTTGGGTAACGGCAGAATATGGCATGTTACCAGGATCAACGCATACACGTTCAAATCGTGAAGCGGCAAGAGGTAAGCAAAGTGGGCGTACATTAGAGATTCAACGTTTAATAGGTCGCTCACTTCGAGCTGCTGTAAACCTTGAGTTGTTAGGGGAAAGAACGATCACAATTGATTGTGATGTATTACAAGCGGATGGAGGCACGAGAACGGCTTCAATCTCAGGTGCTTATATTGCACTTGTGATAGCGCTTCATAAATTAGTGGAAGAAGGGCTTTTAGCAAAATCACCATTAACTTGCCAAATTGGGGCGATTTCTGTGGGGATTTATCAAGGTGTGCCAGTGCTTGATCTTGATTACGCGGAAGATAGTAATGCAGATACTGATATGAATGTGATCATGACGAGTGATGGAAAGATCATTGAGGTGCAAGCAACAGCGGAGCAGGCGGCATTTGATAAGGCTGAGCTTCTTTCAATGCTTGATCTTGCTGAAATTGGTATTAAACAGATCGCAGAAGAGCAGCTTAAAGTATTAGCAGAGGTTATTGCTTAA
- the dxs gene encoding 1-deoxy-D-xylulose-5-phosphate synthase, whose product MNPTPLLDQIQSPLDLKNLSLNDLETVSTELRQFLIDSVLDSGGHFASGLGVVELTVALHHVFNTPHDKIVWDVGHQAYPHKILTGRKDKIHTIRQKGGLGPFPAINENIHDAFGVGHSSTSISAALGMAIGAKHHADPEQQLIAVIGDGALTAGQAFEALNHAGDLKANMLVILNDNNMSISPNVGALSTMLTRTLSKPTLQSIRESGAKILENLPFPHALDLAKRAETRVKSAVAEKSVIFEEFGFQYFGPIDGHDLPTLITTLKNLKQKAGPKFLHITTKKGKGYAKAEAEPVKFHAVSAAKKPASVKAEVEVEIKEQPASTSTTQKSNLTYTQVFSQWLCDMGQADPNLMAITPAMCEGSGLVEFSQQFPNRFFDTAIAEQHAVTLGAGMALGNLKPVVAIYSTFLQRAYDQLVHDIAIQNLDVTFAIDRAGIVGPDGATHAGTFDLAFLRTIPNMVIMAPSNEEECYQMLTTAYQYKGPAAVRYPRGKGIGKEISTTINKDAMPSIPFGKSQIIQEGKALLVINVGAMIESSEAVANHFNATLLDLRFVKPLDQATLTTLASSHKAIITIEDGAIMGGAGSAVSELLNEEGFYLPIKHFGIKDYYPEHGEREEILAEYGLTADNLIQETEQFLKKAIH is encoded by the coding sequence ATGAATCCAACGCCATTACTTGATCAAATCCAATCCCCTCTTGATCTTAAAAACCTTTCACTCAATGATCTTGAGACTGTTTCTACGGAACTGAGACAATTTCTGATCGATAGCGTCTTAGATTCAGGAGGACACTTTGCATCTGGCCTTGGCGTTGTCGAGCTAACGGTTGCGCTTCATCACGTCTTTAATACGCCGCATGATAAAATTGTCTGGGATGTCGGTCACCAAGCGTATCCGCACAAAATCTTAACCGGTCGTAAAGATAAAATTCATACCATTCGCCAAAAAGGCGGATTAGGTCCTTTTCCGGCAATCAATGAAAATATTCATGATGCCTTTGGTGTTGGGCACTCATCTACCTCAATTAGTGCGGCACTTGGGATGGCAATTGGTGCAAAACATCACGCAGATCCCGAGCAACAACTCATTGCCGTCATTGGTGATGGGGCATTAACTGCAGGGCAAGCATTCGAAGCACTCAATCATGCCGGAGATCTTAAAGCAAACATGCTTGTTATCCTCAATGATAACAACATGTCGATCTCACCAAATGTTGGCGCACTGAGCACAATGCTCACTCGCACCCTTTCCAAACCAACTCTTCAATCCATTCGTGAAAGTGGTGCTAAGATTTTAGAAAACCTCCCGTTTCCCCACGCATTAGATTTAGCAAAGCGTGCTGAAACTCGTGTTAAAAGTGCAGTTGCGGAAAAGAGCGTCATTTTTGAAGAATTTGGCTTCCAATATTTCGGCCCCATTGATGGGCATGACTTACCGACACTGATTACAACACTGAAAAACCTCAAACAAAAAGCGGGACCAAAATTCCTTCATATCACGACTAAAAAAGGAAAAGGTTACGCTAAAGCAGAAGCCGAGCCTGTAAAATTTCATGCAGTTTCAGCGGCTAAAAAACCAGCCTCGGTTAAAGCAGAAGTTGAGGTGGAAATAAAAGAACAACCGGCATCGACATCAACGACGCAAAAATCCAATTTAACTTATACCCAAGTTTTTTCACAATGGTTATGCGATATGGGACAAGCTGATCCGAACTTAATGGCTATTACGCCGGCAATGTGCGAAGGATCTGGGTTAGTTGAATTTAGTCAGCAATTTCCCAACAGATTCTTCGACACGGCAATTGCAGAGCAACACGCTGTTACTCTCGGCGCAGGAATGGCGCTTGGCAATTTAAAACCTGTTGTTGCTATCTACTCCACCTTCTTACAACGTGCTTACGATCAGCTCGTACACGATATTGCAATTCAAAATTTAGATGTGACTTTTGCCATTGATCGCGCCGGTATTGTGGGACCTGATGGGGCAACTCATGCAGGAACTTTTGATTTAGCATTTTTACGCACCATTCCTAACATGGTGATTATGGCGCCTTCTAATGAAGAAGAGTGTTACCAGATGCTTACCACCGCTTATCAATACAAAGGACCCGCAGCTGTTCGCTACCCTCGTGGCAAAGGGATTGGTAAAGAAATCAGTACAACTATTAATAAAGATGCAATGCCCTCCATTCCTTTTGGTAAAAGCCAAATTATACAAGAAGGTAAAGCGTTGCTTGTTATTAACGTTGGCGCAATGATTGAATCAAGCGAAGCCGTTGCCAATCATTTTAATGCAACCTTACTCGATCTTCGTTTTGTAAAACCCTTAGATCAAGCAACCTTAACGACTTTAGCATCATCTCATAAAGCTATTATCACCATTGAAGATGGCGCAATTATGGGGGGAGCCGGATCTGCAGTTTCTGAGCTCCTTAATGAAGAGGGTTTTTACCTTCCAATTAAACATTTTGGAATTAAAGATTACTACCCAGAACATGGTGAACGTGAAGAGATTCTTGCCGAATATGGCTTAACTGCCGACAATCTCATTCAAGAAACAGAGCAATTCCTCAAAAAAGCGATCCACTAA
- a CDS encoding polyprenyl synthetase family protein, with translation MPTAWFNDQFHDFEAAFNAQISQIKAPLRLREAILYSTLNGGKRLRALLTLASGELSGADKSTLYTIATAIECIHAYSLIHDDLPAMDDDDFRRGKPTCHKAFDEATAILAGDALLTYSFELLSQIPTLSAEKKLQLIQLYSTASGTTGMVGGQFIDLESEDKTITLQELETIHRKKTGALIKAAILAGAIAGNTDQDTYDKLSIYADNIGLAFQIKDDILDVTGTKEELGKMPGSDLLQDKSTYISLLGMDSSVEKLNGLTTNAIELLASFGKKAEPLIDLANYIQKRNH, from the coding sequence ATGCCGACAGCTTGGTTTAATGATCAATTTCATGATTTTGAAGCCGCCTTCAATGCTCAAATTTCACAAATTAAGGCACCTTTGCGCTTACGAGAAGCGATTCTCTACAGTACTCTTAATGGAGGTAAACGCCTTCGAGCGCTTTTAACACTCGCTAGTGGCGAGCTTTCTGGTGCCGATAAGTCAACGCTTTATACGATCGCTACAGCCATTGAGTGCATACACGCCTATTCTCTAATTCATGATGACCTTCCGGCAATGGATGATGATGATTTTAGACGTGGTAAACCGACCTGTCATAAAGCCTTTGATGAAGCAACCGCAATTCTTGCAGGCGATGCACTCCTTACCTATAGTTTTGAGCTACTGAGCCAAATCCCGACACTCAGCGCAGAGAAAAAATTACAGCTTATTCAGCTCTACAGCACCGCAAGTGGCACAACCGGAATGGTTGGCGGACAATTTATCGATCTTGAATCAGAAGATAAAACAATTACACTACAAGAGCTTGAAACTATACACCGCAAAAAAACCGGCGCCCTTATAAAAGCGGCAATCTTAGCTGGTGCAATTGCGGGCAATACGGATCAAGATACTTATGATAAACTATCTATCTATGCAGACAATATTGGCCTTGCTTTCCAGATAAAAGATGACATCTTAGATGTCACTGGAACAAAGGAAGAGCTTGGAAAAATGCCAGGAAGCGATCTATTACAGGATAAATCCACCTATATTTCCCTACTAGGCATGGACTCTTCAGTTGAGAAACTCAACGGCCTTACAACAAACGCCATCGAGCTTTTAGCATCGTTTGGTAAAAAAGCAGAACCGCTTATTGATCTTGCTAATTATATTCAAAAGCGCAATCACTAA
- the xseB gene encoding exodeoxyribonuclease VII small subunit, giving the protein MSDKITQNQSIESQLQALTKIVEALESDELSLEDSLTKFEEGIALTKACQESLEASEKRITQLLKKD; this is encoded by the coding sequence GTGTCCGATAAAATAACCCAAAATCAAAGCATTGAATCCCAACTCCAAGCATTAACAAAAATTGTTGAAGCGCTCGAAAGCGATGAACTTTCTCTTGAGGATTCTTTAACAAAGTTTGAAGAAGGGATTGCACTGACAAAAGCATGCCAAGAGAGCCTTGAAGCTTCTGAAAAACGCATTACACAATTACTCAAAAAAGATTAA
- a CDS encoding mechanosensitive ion channel domain-containing protein — MKRITTLILLLFVGVSIAFSQVHPIGSILQNGLGTTEKTEEVELSLPDPMNMTTSWWAYFETKKVGELRQSVIDFLERIESDLSLLPDEIQKREIPRISHISANLFAYVALKEKQVTKKAPKLALQDEYNITELLAIIHRERDLSTELTSIREDIRDQDVQYRDLTRQINNQFVSYLETQEQSLERFQSALRIITLQTEQALINERLRLLKANLTILEAEFNEIQEAKNVAIKRLTFTEEEQIELDERISNTTIRLQEANTKLLREQSQLLLLPDETVEDQAVARLRNQRVAKEKINVAILEARLDMYENEQDTLLILSQEEGLDVERIQKNYAERQRMLQDILVKAKDWFNQNEVERSSTNALLADIEMRGGVNENNFLAGIANDRLTLIQETSVLLQKLQTEIADSQFMGRILENQLLQYQGVLLNTINRTKSSLSYAWRNVKQLIRMPLFTVGETPITALSFAQFLLIVLVCWWIAFWLNRIFNRMGNKRGDDKLPAYYLAGRLTYYAIILFGFLYGLTAVGIDFTNFALVAGALAIGLGFGLQSIVNNFVSGLILLFERSIKVGDFIELYDQKSGKPLWGEVKEINVRATIISDNDNVDIVIPNSEFINTKMLNWTLKEPQRRMRYPFRVAYGTDKELVREAVLEQAEALPHTLKGIPGRNPAVWLVDFKDHYYEFELVVWLTARAVKRPNGIRAAYMWAIDTALRENNIEIPVPQREHRFRDGAVLPVEKVRREILEDEEMLEDFENEFNDGKRSSV; from the coding sequence ATGAAGCGAATTACTACACTAATTTTACTGCTATTTGTGGGTGTTAGTATCGCTTTCTCTCAAGTACATCCTATTGGTTCAATTTTACAAAATGGCTTGGGAACGACTGAAAAAACTGAAGAAGTAGAGCTTTCGTTGCCTGATCCGATGAATATGACCACATCGTGGTGGGCATATTTTGAAACAAAAAAGGTCGGAGAGCTTCGTCAATCAGTGATTGATTTCTTAGAAAGAATCGAATCAGATCTTTCGCTTTTGCCAGATGAGATACAAAAACGGGAGATCCCAAGAATCTCCCATATTAGTGCCAATCTTTTTGCATATGTTGCATTAAAAGAGAAGCAAGTTACTAAAAAAGCGCCCAAACTTGCGTTACAAGATGAATATAATATTACTGAGCTATTAGCAATTATTCATCGTGAACGAGATTTAAGTACTGAATTAACCAGTATTCGAGAAGATATTCGGGATCAAGATGTACAGTATCGGGATTTAACAAGGCAGATTAATAATCAGTTTGTCTCTTATTTAGAGACGCAAGAGCAGAGCCTTGAGCGCTTTCAATCTGCTTTGAGAATTATTACTTTACAGACTGAGCAGGCACTTATTAATGAAAGATTGCGTCTTTTAAAAGCTAATTTGACGATATTAGAAGCTGAGTTTAACGAAATTCAAGAAGCCAAAAATGTAGCGATTAAAAGGTTAACATTTACCGAAGAAGAGCAGATTGAACTTGATGAGCGAATTAGTAATACAACCATTCGTTTGCAAGAAGCAAATACAAAGTTGTTGCGAGAGCAATCCCAGTTGCTATTATTGCCAGATGAAACGGTAGAAGATCAAGCTGTTGCGCGTTTGAGAAATCAGCGTGTTGCGAAAGAGAAGATCAATGTCGCAATTTTAGAAGCGCGACTAGATATGTATGAAAATGAGCAAGATACATTATTGATTTTATCGCAAGAAGAGGGGCTTGATGTTGAGCGTATTCAGAAGAACTATGCTGAGCGTCAGAGGATGCTACAAGATATTTTGGTTAAAGCAAAAGATTGGTTTAACCAAAATGAAGTAGAGCGAAGCAGTACCAATGCGTTGTTAGCAGATATTGAAATGCGAGGCGGCGTTAATGAGAATAACTTTCTTGCCGGCATTGCAAATGACCGTTTAACGCTGATTCAAGAGACTTCTGTTTTATTACAAAAATTACAAACAGAGATTGCAGATAGCCAGTTTATGGGGCGGATTCTGGAGAATCAATTATTACAATATCAAGGTGTTTTGCTAAACACGATTAATCGTACAAAAAGTAGCTTAAGTTATGCTTGGCGCAATGTAAAACAGCTCATTCGTATGCCGCTTTTTACCGTGGGTGAAACGCCAATTACGGCATTAAGTTTTGCGCAATTTCTCTTGATCGTTTTAGTTTGCTGGTGGATTGCATTTTGGCTTAATCGTATTTTTAATCGAATGGGCAATAAGCGTGGTGATGATAAATTGCCGGCCTATTATCTTGCGGGGCGTTTAACTTATTATGCGATTATTTTGTTTGGATTCCTTTATGGGTTAACGGCTGTTGGAATTGACTTTACCAACTTCGCATTAGTTGCGGGGGCATTGGCTATTGGACTAGGATTTGGTTTACAGTCAATTGTAAACAACTTTGTTTCAGGGTTAATTCTTCTATTTGAGCGCTCCATTAAAGTAGGCGACTTTATCGAGCTTTATGATCAAAAAAGTGGTAAACCGCTTTGGGGAGAAGTTAAAGAGATTAACGTTCGAGCGACCATTATCTCGGATAATGACAACGTTGATATCGTCATACCAAACTCAGAATTTATTAATACAAAGATGCTCAACTGGACGCTTAAAGAGCCTCAGCGCCGAATGCGTTATCCTTTTAGGGTTGCTTATGGCACAGATAAAGAGTTAGTTCGTGAAGCCGTATTAGAGCAAGCCGAAGCATTGCCACATACCTTAAAAGGAATTCCAGGGCGAAATCCTGCTGTTTGGTTGGTTGATTTTAAAGATCACTATTATGAGTTTGAATTAGTGGTCTGGTTAACAGCGCGAGCCGTTAAAAGACCTAATGGGATCAGAGCAGCCTATATGTGGGCAATTGATACGGCGCTTCGGGAGAATAATATCGAGATTCCGGTGCCACAAAGAGAGCATCGTTTTAGAGATGGTGCGGTATTACCGGTGGAGAAGGTTCGCCGAGAGATATTAGAAGATGAAGAGATGCTTGAAGATTTCGAAAATGAATTTAATGATGGTAAGCGCAGTTCGGTATAG